In the genome of Methanosarcinales archaeon, the window ATTAAAGGGTAATAATCAACCATATTATTAAAGGAAGGAGATATTCATGTATTTGCGAAAATTGTCCAGTCTAATATTCATAATAATTTCAACCATTATTCTAATCCAATCAGCTTATGCACAAGATATTCAGATTATTAATGTTTATTCTGATCTCGATTCAGCAGATATCACAATTCATTCTGAAAAACAATATTCTGATATAACTATTGATGCCGAATTGATCATTGATGGAGAAGCCCTGAGATCAAAACAGTTATTTATTGAAGAGATTGCGCCAAATTCAGATATAACAAAAATATTATTCTGGGACCTGAATATCCCACCAGGAGGGGCATATCACACAATGATGACCCTTTCCATGGACGGATCTGTACTGGAAACAAAATATTATAATTTCTCATACGGATCACCAACGATTCCCAGAATTTACATCAAAGATATCGTTCCTGATTCCAGTGGGATAAGTGTAATTCTTGCACCATATATAACACAATTAGGCGCAGAACCAATAATCACAGATGTTGAATACATGCTTCTGGATGGTGACACTGTAATCTACCATACCACAGAACGCCGTATCATAGTCGACCAGGCCACACCACTTTCAAAGGACTGGAATGTACGCCTTGAAAATAACCGGCTCTACTCAGCCAGGATCAAAGCTAAGATCTCATCACCAAGAGAAGCAATAATAGCATTATCTGAAGATTTTACTTCAATGGACGATGCCCGCATCACTGAGCTTTTCAGGGATGAGACAGGGGCCAGTGTCAATGTCATTGGGATGTCACAGGTGCCCTATACCGGAAGCATTGTGTTTACTGTTTTAAAAGATGGGGATATTATTGAAGAAATCAAGGAGCAAAGTCCAATCTTAATGGTAGAAGACGATGAGACTATCGAAGTCTCGTGGAAGGAAAGACTTCCACCAGGTATCTATGAACTCGATGTTAAGGTGATAGGCAATGACGGTGATATTCTGGACAAATGGGACACCCTTATAGAGGCAAAACAAAGCAATTATGCTCCTAAAGAGACTCCAACAGCTTCCCCACCGACTCCAGGATTCAATATTTATTTATCCATATTCTCACTTGTAATTCTAATTTTGTTATCAAAGCGGATTGGCCGCTATAACGGGTGATGCCCGTGTATGAACTGTACATAGCCATCAGGCATCTGACATCACGCCGCAGACAGACCATATTTTCTGTGCTTGCGGTCGGTCTTGCAGTTATGATACTCATGTTGTCCCAGGCGATGATGGTGGGTTTTACCGATGAACTGTATGCAAAGACCGTGGACAGGATGGCACATGTGACAGTTGAACCCCAGGAAGGGGAAGATTATATCCATTTGTACCATAAACTCATCGAAGATATCAATGAGGTCGATGGTGTGGTTGGTGTATCACCAGTCCTTGCCGGGCCAGCTACTTTTGAGTACAAAGATAAGAACAAAAATGTGATCATGCAGGGCATCCAGGTTGAGGCCCATGATTCAGTGTTGCACATAAAGGATGATATTGTTGAAGGCAGTTTCAGGGATCTGGAGGTCACGCCAAACAGCGTGGTAGTAGGTGATGCCCTTGCTGAAAAACTCGATGTGGAAATTGGTGATACAATTGATGCTTCATTTCCTGAAGCTAATCCGGTAAACCTGAAAGTAGTGGGTATCTATAACAGCGGCACGCCTCAGGATGAGAGCCTGGCAATTACTTCCATATCCACTGCCCAGGACTTTTT includes:
- a CDS encoding ABC transporter permease yields the protein MPVYELYIAIRHLTSRRRQTIFSVLAVGLAVMILMLSQAMMVGFTDELYAKTVDRMAHVTVEPQEGEDYIHLYHKLIEDINEVDGVVGVSPVLAGPATFEYKDKNKNVIMQGIQVEAHDSVLHIKDDIVEGSFRDLEVTPNSVVVGDALAEKLDVEIGDTIDASFPEANPVNLKVVGIYNSGTPQDESLAITSISTAQDFFDESNVVNSILVRGDDRERAQAISETIDAFGYPAASWKETNPEIIQTIKLEGTSNAIILGLIIVIASFGIISTLFMVVMEKTKEIGMLMAMGVPRKSIMMIFVMESGILGLLGAVMGVIFGAVIAIQLGSITYDIGEETYAGVNTFPFVVRIQDAAIIVLFTFLLNLIAGIYPASRASKLKPVEAIGRE